One genomic window of Candidatus Pseudobacter hemicellulosilyticus includes the following:
- a CDS encoding glycosyltransferase: MIPKTIHYCWFGNLPIPPDQQLLIDQWQKQHPDFRIKCWNESNSPLDNRYCQQALQQQKWANLSNYVRFHALYKEGGIYMDTDMQVIKPLHPLLQHACFLGFEKDEDGIVNNAIMGSIAGHSFIRQCLKTFENTFSGEEQANESAPLLVTRILKEQYSLQTGGTQQLQDVFLFGQEYFYPVHWNETFKLSDYSRHITDNTYTVHLWNKSWLTHDMLNKSISDWQQWAHDLSRDNGRLQELIIQMSSREEHLTAIRQSMETLVADQTAQASTFSESSSATSNAISLLSEQTANGHQSINSLLTDLKATVHAEKQDTRLLLINIQTAISNFDQEMKHKSNLLEILATSNLHYKSLIEQLNRDLQRVNEAMLQREELHLQQIDQITTTLLVLEEKNSLKEAITDHQQTIGWYRSTYEKRSLLGLLKQWVKNKLNQK; the protein is encoded by the coding sequence GTGATACCTAAAACCATCCATTATTGCTGGTTTGGAAACCTGCCAATCCCTCCGGATCAACAATTGCTGATAGACCAATGGCAGAAACAGCATCCTGACTTCCGCATCAAATGCTGGAATGAATCAAATAGTCCCCTGGACAACAGGTATTGCCAGCAGGCTCTTCAACAGCAGAAATGGGCTAACCTGTCTAACTATGTAAGATTCCATGCACTGTATAAGGAAGGAGGTATTTACATGGATACGGATATGCAGGTGATAAAGCCACTGCATCCCTTATTACAACATGCCTGTTTCCTGGGCTTTGAAAAAGATGAGGACGGTATAGTAAATAATGCCATTATGGGCAGCATTGCTGGTCATTCCTTTATCAGGCAATGCCTGAAGACATTTGAAAATACCTTCAGTGGTGAAGAACAGGCTAACGAATCAGCACCATTACTGGTTACAAGGATACTGAAGGAACAGTACAGTCTGCAAACCGGCGGCACACAACAATTACAGGATGTCTTTTTGTTTGGGCAGGAATATTTCTACCCTGTCCACTGGAATGAAACGTTTAAGCTGTCAGATTATTCCAGGCACATAACAGACAATACATATACTGTTCACCTATGGAATAAATCCTGGCTAACCCATGATATGCTAAATAAGAGTATCAGTGACTGGCAGCAATGGGCGCACGACCTGTCCCGGGACAATGGCAGACTACAGGAACTGATCATCCAGATGAGCAGCCGGGAAGAACACCTGACAGCTATCAGGCAAAGTATGGAAACACTTGTTGCTGACCAGACAGCCCAGGCAAGCACTTTTTCCGAGTCCAGCTCAGCCACCAGCAATGCTATTTCACTTCTTTCGGAACAAACCGCCAACGGGCATCAAAGCATCAATTCCCTGCTCACTGATCTCAAAGCAACGGTCCATGCAGAAAAACAGGACACCAGGCTCCTGCTCATTAATATACAAACTGCCATTTCCAATTTTGACCAGGAAATGAAACACAAATCAAACCTGCTGGAAATACTGGCTACATCAAACCTGCATTACAAATCGCTGATAGAGCAACTCAACAGGGACTTGCAACGGGTTAATGAGGCCATGCTCCAAAGGGAAGAGCTGCACCTTCAGCAAATAGATCAGATAACCACCACACTTCTTGTCCTTGAGGAAAAGAACAGTTTAAAGGAAGCGATAACCGACCATCAGCAAACAATTGGCTGGTACAGGAGTACCTATGAAAAGAGAAGCTTATTGGGGCTGTTAAAGCAGTGGGTGAAAAACAAACTGAACCAAAAATGA